Proteins found in one Ammospiza nelsoni isolate bAmmNel1 chromosome 15, bAmmNel1.pri, whole genome shotgun sequence genomic segment:
- the LOC132080145 gene encoding brain-specific homeobox/POU domain protein 3 has product MMSMNSKQAFSMHPILHEPKYPHLHSSSEAIRRACLPAPQIQGNIFAGFDETLLRGAEALAAVDIVSQKTHPFKPDATYHTMSSVSCTPTSSSVHLHHPSVLTTHHPHHHHHQPSQGLDGELLEHLNSALPLGGVPGPDVGSTPSHPHSHMSAINHMAHHPQPMNVSHPHGLASHAVISGPETETDPRELESFAERFKQRRIKLGVTQADVGSALANLKIPGVGCLSQSTICRFESLTLSHNNMVALKPILEAWLEEAERAQREKMTKPEIYTGGDKKRKRTSIAAPEKRSLEAYFAVQPRPSSEKIAAIAEKLDLKKNVVRVWFCNQRQKQKRMKFSATY; this is encoded by the exons tgcacagcagctccgAAGCCATCCGCAGAGCCTGCCTGCCCGCCCCCCAG ATCCAGGGGAACATCTTTGCGGGCTTTGACGAGACGCTGCTGCGGGGCGCCGAGGCTCTGGCCGCCGTGGATATCGTGTCGCAGAAAACGCACCCCTTCAAGCCGGACGCCACCTACCACACCATGAGCAGCGTGTCCTGCACTCCTACCTCGTCCTCCGTGCACCTGCACCACCCGTCCGTGCTGACCACGCACCACCcgcaccaccaccaccaccagcccTCGCAGGGCCTGGacggggagctgctggagcacctCAACTCCGCCCTGCCGCTCGGAGGGGTGCCGGGCCCCGACGTGGGCTCCACGCCTTCGCACCCGCACTCCCACATGTCGGCCATCAACCACATGGCCCACCACCCGCAGCCCATGAACGTGTCCCACCCCCACGGCCTCGCGTCCCACGCCGTCATCTCCGGCCCCGAGACCGAGACGGACCCGCGGGAGCTCGAGTCCTTCGCCGAGCGCTTCAAGCAGCGCAGGATCAAGCTGGGGGTCACCCAGGCGGACGTGGGCTCCGCGCTGGCCAACCTGAAGATCCCGGGGGTGGGCTGCCTCAGCCAAAGCACCATCTGCAGGTTCGAGTCGCTCACCTTGTCCCACAACAACATGGTGGCCCTCAAGCCCATCCTGGAAGCGTGGCTGGAGGAGGCGGAGAGGGCGCAGCGGGAGAAAATGACCAAACCCGAGATCTACACGGGGGGGGACAAGAAGCGCAAGCGCACCTCCATCGCCGCCCCCGAGAAGCGCTCGCTCGAGGCCTATTTCGCCGTGCAGCCCCGGCCCTCCTCCGAGAAAATCGCCGCCATCGCCGAGAAGTTAGACTTGAAGAAGAACGTGGTGCGGGTCTGGTTTTGCAATCAgagacagaagcagaaaaggatgAAATTTTCTGCCACCTACTga